The following proteins come from a genomic window of Botrytis cinerea B05.10 chromosome 14, complete sequence:
- the Bchas1 gene encoding Bchas1, whose amino-acid sequence MGSTTDYQSDVEVEVDENKHLTLPNVGDASSVEKFSELNLSDKTMKALVEDMKFETMTEIQRRGIPPLLAGRDVLGAAKTGSGKTLSFLIPAVEMLHSLRFKPRNGTGVIVVSPTRELALQIFGVAREIMAHHSQTYGIVMGGANRRAEAEKLAKGVNLLIATPGRLLDHLQNTQGFVFKNLKALVIDEADRILEAGFEDEMKQIVKVLPKDDRQTMLFSATQTTKVEDLARISLRPGPLYINVDNKKEHSTVEGLEQGYVVCDSDKRFLLLFSFLKRNLKKKIIVFFSSCACVKYHAELLNYIDLPVLDLHGKQKQQKRTNTFFEFCNAKQGTLICTDVAARGLDIPDVDWVIQFDPPDDPTDYIHRVGRTARGSDGKGRSLLFLQPSEVGFLTHLKTARIPVVEFEFPASKIVNIQSQLSKLIAQNYYLNKSAKEGYKSYLQAYASHSLRSVFDVGKLDLIKVAKSFGFDAPPRVDINISAGMKDTAPKKRPYGSQPKQGGTYKKRKF is encoded by the exons ATGGGTTCCACGACCGATTACCAAAGTGATGtagaggtggaggtggatgaGAATAAGCACTTGACTTTACCCAATGTCGGAGATGCGTCGTCGGTCGAAAAGTTCTCAGAACTTAACCTTTCTGATAAAACCATGAAGGCCCTCGTCGAAGACATGAAATTTGAGACGATGACCGAAATTCAACGAAGAGGTATTCCACCACTCTTGGCAGGAAGAGATGTTCTCGGTGCTGCAAAGACGGGTTCCGGAAAAACATTGTCGTTCTTGATTCCTGCGGTTGAGATGCTACATTCTCTGCGATTCAAACCGAGAAATGGTACCGGTGTTATCGTCGTCTCACCTACGAGAGAATTGGCATTGCAAATTTTCGGTGTCGCTAGAGAAATCATGGCTCATCATTCGCAGACTTATGGTATCGTTATGGGCGGCGCGAATCGAAGAGCAGAGGCGGAGAAATTGGCAAAGGGCGTCAATCTTTTGATTGCTACACCAGGACGACTTCTCGATCATTTACAAAATACACAAGGATTTGTTTTCAAGAACTTGAAGGCGTTGGTTATCGATGAGGCGGATCGAATTCTGGAAGCTGGTTtcgaagatgagatgaagcaAATTGTTAAGGTTTTGCCAAAGGATGATCGTCAAACCATGCTCTTTTCCGCAACGCAAACTACCAAGGTCGAAGATCTCGCAAGAATTTCCCTTCGTCCAGGACCTCTTTACATCAATGTTGATAATAAGAAGGAACACAGCACAGTTGAAGGTCTCGAACAAGGTTACGTCGTATGCGATTCCGATAAACGATTCCTCTtactcttctctttcctcaaGCGCAACCttaagaagaagattattgTCTTTTTCTCCAGTTGCGCTTGTGTTAAATATCATGCCGAACTTCTCAATTATATCGATTTACCAGTTCTCGACTTGCATGGTAAACAGAAGCAACAAAAACGTACAAATACCTTTTTCGAATTCTGCAATGCTAAACAAGGTACACTTATTTGCACAGATGTTGCGGCTAGAGGTCTTGAT ATCCCTGATGTAGACTGGGTAATTCAATTCGATCCTCCTGATGACCCAACAGATTATATCCACCGTGTCGGTCGAACTGCTCGAGGAAGTGACGGAAAGGGACgttcccttctcttccttcaacCATCCGAGGTTGGTTTCCTTACTCATCTCAAGACTGCACGTATCCCCGTtgtcgaattcgaattcCCAGCATCAAAAATCGTCAATATCCAAAGTCAACTCTCGAAATTAATCGCACAAAACTACTATTTAAATAAGAGCGCCAAGGAAGGTTACAAGAGTTATCTTCAAGCTTACGCAAGTCACTCCCTCCGCAGTGTCTTTGACGTTGGAAAGTTAGATTTGATCAAGGTCGCTAAGAGTTTTGGATTCGATGCTCCTCCAAGAGTAGACATAAATATCTCGGCTGGAATGAAGGACACCGCGCCAAAGAAGAGACCTTATGGAAGTCAACCTAAACAAGGAGGTACCTATAAGAAAAGGAAGTTCTAG